One Cryptosporangium aurantiacum DNA window includes the following coding sequences:
- a CDS encoding bifunctional pyridoxamine 5'-phosphate oxidase family protein/GNAT family N-acetyltransferase, translating to MGAPSARTVPTRYADRARYDRETIHAILDEALVAHLGIVIDGAPRVIPTLHARVDDTLYLHGSTGSRPLREADDGVPVCVTVTLIDGLVFARSGFNHSVDYRSVIVHGLARPVRDRDEKLRALDALLEQAAPGRAADCRPPSNKELAATAVLAIPLSEASAKIGDRLVPGAVVEEEPEDYGLAYWAGFLPMRTVAGPPVASADLGPTPTPHYLSAYRRGSVPRDTWHRAPVLEGQFVRLEPLGLQHVEDLLATASDPEVHEHIPHPVPSTIEEMTRFVEVALADAERGERVPFAQVDAVTGRAIGSTSYYEIEPSRPSLAIGYTFLGRDWWRSGVNTEAKLLLLGHAFETLGAERVTWHTDILNLRSQAAIERLGAVREGVLRRHKQRQDGSWRDTVLYGMTSTEWPTHRDRLRARLTNP from the coding sequence ATGGGAGCGCCGAGCGCACGCACCGTGCCGACCCGGTATGCCGACCGCGCCCGCTACGACCGGGAGACGATCCACGCGATCCTCGACGAGGCGCTGGTCGCGCACCTCGGGATCGTGATCGACGGCGCCCCGCGGGTCATTCCGACGCTGCACGCGCGCGTCGACGACACGCTCTACCTGCACGGTTCTACCGGCAGCCGGCCGCTCCGCGAGGCTGACGACGGCGTCCCGGTGTGCGTCACGGTGACGCTGATCGACGGGTTGGTGTTCGCGCGCTCGGGCTTCAACCACTCGGTGGACTACCGCTCGGTGATCGTGCACGGGCTCGCCCGGCCGGTCCGCGACCGGGACGAGAAGCTCCGCGCGCTCGACGCGCTGCTCGAGCAGGCCGCTCCGGGCCGCGCGGCGGACTGCCGGCCGCCCAGTAACAAGGAACTGGCGGCGACCGCGGTGCTGGCGATCCCGCTGTCGGAGGCGTCGGCGAAGATCGGCGACCGGCTGGTGCCCGGCGCGGTCGTGGAGGAGGAGCCGGAGGACTACGGGCTCGCCTACTGGGCCGGTTTCCTGCCGATGCGGACGGTGGCCGGGCCGCCGGTGGCGTCCGCCGACCTCGGACCGACCCCGACGCCGCACTATTTGTCCGCCTATCGGCGCGGATCGGTTCCGCGCGACACCTGGCATCGCGCACCGGTACTGGAAGGACAGTTCGTCCGGTTGGAGCCGCTCGGACTGCAGCACGTCGAGGACCTGCTCGCCACCGCGAGCGACCCGGAGGTGCACGAGCACATCCCGCATCCGGTTCCGTCGACGATCGAGGAGATGACGCGGTTCGTCGAGGTCGCGCTGGCCGACGCCGAACGCGGCGAGCGGGTGCCGTTCGCACAGGTCGACGCCGTGACCGGACGGGCGATCGGGAGCACGTCGTACTACGAGATCGAGCCCTCCCGGCCGTCGCTCGCGATCGGCTACACGTTCCTGGGCCGGGACTGGTGGCGCTCCGGGGTGAACACCGAAGCGAAGCTGCTGCTGCTCGGCCACGCGTTCGAGACGCTGGGAGCGGAGCGGGTCACCTGGCACACCGACATCCTGAACCTGCGCTCACAGGCCGCGATCGAACGGCTCGGGGCGGTGCGGGAAGGGGTGCTCCGCCGGCACAAGCAGCGTCAGGACGGGTCGTGGCGGGACACCGTGCTGTACGGCATGACGTCGACCGAGTGGCCGACCCACCGGGACCGGCTTCGGGCGCGCCTGACCAACCCCTGA
- a CDS encoding aminotransferase class I/II-fold pyridoxal phosphate-dependent enzyme, which yields MPTQYRITGRGADEISEAVERGIRDGGILPGAALPPVRRLATDLGVAATTVAAAYADLRRRGLIETAGRRGTRVRPRPATAPRSVHLRVPPGARDLSHGEPDPELLPPLAPVLSRIDTGPFGYADDPVLPAVREVAARRFAADGVPSDALTLCHGALDAIERCLVIRVRPGDRVAVEDPAWGNVLDLLAALGAEPVGMAVDEQGPLPDAVAAALRRGVSAMVVTSRAHNPTGAAISPARAEELRSLLAGHDLLLIEDDHAAELAGVPLAPLAGATPYWAAVRSVSKPYGPDLRCALLAGDPVTVARVDGRRRLGPGWVSRLTQQIVAQLWQDPAVDAVIARAAATYDARRGALLAALRSAGVAATGRTGLNVWVPVADETAAVATLRDAGIVVAPGARYRVHTGPGVRVTASTLPVADAAGVAEVVAAASATRLSARA from the coding sequence GTGCCGACACAATATCGGATCACCGGCCGGGGAGCGGACGAGATTTCCGAGGCCGTCGAACGCGGCATCCGCGACGGCGGCATCCTTCCCGGCGCCGCGCTACCCCCCGTGCGCCGGCTGGCCACCGATCTCGGGGTGGCCGCCACCACGGTGGCCGCCGCCTACGCTGACCTGCGGCGACGCGGTCTGATCGAGACGGCGGGGCGACGCGGTACCCGGGTCCGTCCGCGTCCCGCGACCGCGCCGCGCTCGGTGCACCTGCGGGTTCCGCCGGGCGCGCGTGACCTCTCCCACGGTGAGCCGGACCCGGAACTGCTCCCGCCGTTGGCACCGGTGCTGTCCCGCATCGATACCGGTCCGTTCGGTTATGCGGACGATCCGGTGCTGCCTGCCGTCCGTGAGGTGGCGGCCCGGCGCTTCGCCGCCGACGGCGTCCCGTCCGACGCGCTGACGCTCTGCCACGGCGCGTTGGACGCGATCGAACGGTGCCTGGTCATCCGGGTGCGTCCGGGTGACCGGGTGGCGGTGGAGGATCCGGCCTGGGGCAACGTGCTCGACCTGCTGGCCGCGCTCGGTGCGGAGCCGGTCGGCATGGCGGTCGACGAGCAGGGTCCGCTGCCGGACGCCGTTGCCGCCGCGCTCCGCCGGGGGGTCAGCGCGATGGTGGTGACCAGCCGGGCGCACAATCCCACCGGCGCGGCGATCAGCCCGGCCCGAGCCGAGGAGCTACGGAGCCTGCTGGCCGGCCACGACCTGCTGCTGATCGAGGACGACCACGCCGCCGAGCTGGCCGGTGTCCCGCTGGCACCGCTGGCAGGCGCAACACCGTACTGGGCCGCGGTCCGCTCGGTGAGCAAGCCCTACGGGCCCGACCTGCGCTGCGCGCTGCTCGCCGGTGACCCGGTGACGGTGGCGCGCGTCGACGGCCGCCGTCGGCTCGGGCCGGGCTGGGTCAGCCGGCTGACCCAGCAGATCGTGGCCCAGCTCTGGCAAGACCCCGCTGTGGACGCTGTGATCGCGCGCGCCGCAGCCACGTATGACGCCCGTCGAGGCGCGCTGCTGGCCGCACTGCGGTCGGCCGGAGTGGCCGCCACCGGCCGGACCGGGCTGAACGTGTGGGTCCCGGTCGCCGACGAGACCGCGGCGGTGGCCACGCTCCGAGACGCGGGGATCGTGGTCGCGCCCGGTGCGCGGTACCGGGTGCACACCGGTCCGGGAGTGCGGGTCACCGCGAGCACGCTCCCGGTAGCGGACGCCGCGGGGGTGGCCGAGGTGGTAGCGGCGGCCTCCGCCACCCGCCTGTCCGCCCGGGCGTGA
- a CDS encoding DUF3046 domain-containing protein: protein MRLTEFWQRMDTTFGATYSRSIATDQVLATLGGRTVDQALSQGEDAKAVWRAVCTAFELPSSQR from the coding sequence GTGCGGCTCACCGAATTCTGGCAGCGGATGGACACGACCTTCGGCGCCACCTACTCCCGGTCCATCGCGACCGACCAGGTCCTCGCAACGCTCGGCGGCCGGACCGTCGACCAGGCGTTGTCCCAGGGTGAGGACGCCAAGGCGGTATGGCGCGCGGTCTGCACCGCGTTCGAGCTGCCGTCGTCCCAGCGCTGA
- the recA gene encoding recombinase RecA encodes MPAAPDRDKALEVALAQIDKQFGKGSVMRLGEDNRPPIASIPTGSIALDVALGIGGIPRGRVVEIYGPESSGKTTVALHAVANAQAAGGIAAFIDAEHALDPVYAKALGVDTDALLVSQPDTGEQALEIADMLVRSGALDILVIDSVAALVPRAEIEGEMGDSHVGLQARLMSQALRKMTGALSNSGTTAIFINQLREKIGVMFGSPETTTGGKALKFYASVRLDVRRIETLKDGSDAVGNRTRVKVVKNKVSPPFKQAEFDIVYGQGISREGSLIDVGVEQALIRKSGAWYTYEGDQLGQGKENVRKFLVDNPDLADEIEKKIKEKLGIGALPAVDVNGVVPAPVDF; translated from the coding sequence ATGCCAGCAGCACCTGACCGCGACAAGGCGCTCGAGGTAGCGCTAGCCCAGATCGACAAGCAGTTCGGCAAGGGCTCCGTCATGCGCCTCGGCGAGGACAACCGCCCGCCGATCGCGTCGATCCCCACCGGCTCGATCGCCCTCGACGTAGCGCTCGGCATCGGTGGTATCCCGCGTGGTCGTGTGGTCGAGATCTACGGCCCCGAGTCCTCCGGTAAGACCACGGTCGCCCTGCACGCCGTCGCGAACGCGCAGGCAGCCGGCGGTATCGCCGCGTTCATCGACGCCGAGCACGCGCTCGACCCGGTGTACGCCAAGGCGCTCGGCGTCGACACCGACGCGCTGTTGGTCTCCCAGCCCGACACCGGTGAGCAGGCGCTCGAGATCGCCGACATGCTGGTCCGCTCCGGCGCGCTCGACATCCTGGTGATCGACTCGGTGGCGGCCCTCGTGCCCCGCGCCGAGATCGAGGGCGAGATGGGCGACAGCCACGTCGGCCTCCAGGCCCGGCTGATGAGCCAGGCGCTCCGGAAGATGACCGGTGCCCTCAGCAACTCCGGCACCACCGCGATCTTCATCAACCAGCTGCGCGAGAAGATCGGCGTCATGTTCGGCTCCCCGGAGACGACGACCGGTGGTAAGGCGCTGAAGTTCTACGCCTCGGTCCGGCTCGACGTCCGGCGCATCGAGACGCTGAAGGACGGGTCCGACGCGGTCGGTAACCGCACCCGGGTCAAGGTCGTCAAGAACAAGGTGTCGCCCCCGTTCAAGCAGGCCGAGTTCGACATCGTCTACGGGCAGGGCATCAGCCGCGAGGGCTCGCTGATCGACGTCGGCGTCGAGCAGGCCCTGATCCGCAAGTCCGGTGCCTGGTACACGTACGAGGGCGACCAACTGGGCCAGGGCAAGGAGAACGTGCGCAAGTTCCTGGTCGACAACCCCGATCTCGCCGACGAGATCGAGAAGAAGATCAAGGAGAAGCTCGGCATCGGCGCGTTGCCCGCCGTCGACGTGAACGGGGTCGTGCCGGCTCCGGTCGACTTCTGA
- a CDS encoding regulatory protein RecX — translation MARSTAAGSTADRVAVARAALAEAERLARSRSASDAEPPRAEAGRRSATRPGNRERSGDGGREGSGDGYRERSGDGGREGSGDGYRERTGDGNRKRSGDRAREATTRRAGRRGRKSFGGANDTASWTDGDDNAAAPGEPDGPGNGPGADPEQVARSICLRLLTSQPRTRAELAAALAKRNVPIEAAEAVLDRFGEVGLINDAAFARAWVETRQRGRGLGRSALAGELRRKGVDRDVVQEALEQIDADDDIEAARRLVEKKLPGTRGLAPDKRARRLVGMLARRGHSSGLAYRVVREALAAEGTDPDLAGVPDPTLTDD, via the coding sequence GTGGCCCGATCGACGGCCGCCGGTTCGACCGCGGACCGGGTGGCGGTCGCTCGTGCCGCGCTGGCCGAGGCCGAGCGTCTCGCCCGATCTCGCTCGGCCTCCGACGCGGAGCCGCCGCGGGCCGAGGCCGGCCGTCGAAGCGCGACGCGCCCCGGCAACCGCGAGCGGTCGGGTGACGGCGGCCGCGAAGGGTCGGGCGACGGCTACCGCGAGCGGTCGGGTGACGGCGGCCGCGAAGGGTCGGGCGACGGCTACCGCGAGCGGACGGGCGACGGTAACCGCAAGCGGTCGGGCGATCGTGCTCGGGAGGCCACGACGCGCCGGGCGGGGCGCCGGGGGCGGAAGTCTTTTGGGGGCGCCAACGACACTGCATCGTGGACGGACGGTGACGACAACGCTGCCGCGCCCGGCGAGCCGGACGGGCCGGGGAACGGGCCTGGAGCTGACCCGGAACAGGTCGCTCGTTCGATCTGCCTGCGGTTGCTGACCAGCCAGCCTCGCACTCGAGCGGAGCTCGCCGCCGCCCTGGCCAAGCGGAACGTGCCGATCGAGGCAGCGGAGGCCGTGCTTGACCGGTTCGGCGAGGTCGGCCTCATCAACGACGCCGCGTTCGCACGCGCGTGGGTGGAGACCCGGCAGCGCGGGCGGGGCCTGGGGCGGAGCGCGCTCGCCGGTGAGCTGCGCCGGAAGGGCGTCGACCGGGACGTCGTCCAGGAGGCGCTGGAGCAGATCGACGCGGACGACGACATCGAGGCAGCGCGGCGTCTCGTCGAGAAGAAGCTGCCCGGCACCCGGGGACTGGCGCCGGACAAGCGGGCGCGGCGTCTGGTCGGGATGCTTGCCCGGCGAGGACATTCGTCCGGGCTCGCCTACCGCGTCGTCCGGGAGGCGCTGGCAGCGGAGGGCACCGACCCCGACCTCGCGGGCGTACCCGACCCCACGCTCACCGACGACTGA
- the rny gene encoding ribonuclease Y, with protein sequence MHVVAPRQAPDADENDPQALTAVRGQVRRVVEAAQAEAAEILDRARRRAEREVEELLADARRSAEREAAGLRADADARRDEAQRRETRVADREERAGQSETRLAEREVELATLAEDLAAQKAALAAAADERRAELERIAGLSADAAKAELVKEVETQAKREAAILVRDIEAEARAKGEERARRIVVDSIQRVASEQTAESVVSVLHLPGDEMKGRIIGREGRNIRTFESVTGVNLIIDDTPEAVLLSCFDPVRREVGRLTLEKLVLDGRIHPQRIEEVYERSRDQVEQLCVRAGEDALVQVGIADMHPELIATLGRLRYRTSYGQNVLKHLIETAHIASHMAAELRLDVELVKRSAFLHDIGKALTHEVEGSHALIGADLARRYGEREEVVHAIEAHHDEVPPRTLEAVLTQASDACSGGRPGARRESLETYVKRLERIEQIASGMPGVEKVFAMQAGREVRVMVAPDQVDDLAAQVLARDVAKQIEDELTYPGQIRITVVRESRATGVAR encoded by the coding sequence GTGCACGTCGTCGCACCCCGCCAGGCCCCGGACGCGGACGAGAACGACCCGCAGGCGCTGACCGCGGTCCGCGGCCAGGTCCGCCGGGTGGTGGAGGCCGCACAGGCCGAGGCCGCCGAGATACTCGACCGGGCGCGCCGCCGGGCCGAGCGGGAGGTCGAGGAACTGCTCGCGGACGCGCGCCGCAGCGCGGAGCGGGAGGCGGCGGGGCTCCGCGCCGACGCCGACGCCCGTCGGGACGAAGCGCAGCGCCGGGAGACACGGGTCGCGGACCGCGAGGAACGCGCCGGGCAGTCGGAGACGCGGCTCGCCGAGCGTGAGGTCGAACTGGCCACGCTCGCGGAGGACCTCGCCGCCCAGAAGGCCGCGCTGGCCGCCGCGGCGGACGAGCGGCGCGCCGAGCTGGAACGGATCGCCGGGCTCTCCGCCGATGCTGCCAAGGCCGAGCTGGTGAAGGAAGTCGAGACGCAGGCGAAGCGGGAAGCCGCGATCCTGGTCCGCGACATCGAGGCCGAGGCCCGCGCGAAGGGCGAGGAGAGGGCGAGAAGAATCGTCGTCGACTCGATCCAGCGCGTCGCCAGCGAGCAGACCGCGGAGAGCGTCGTCAGTGTTCTGCACCTACCGGGCGACGAGATGAAGGGCCGGATCATCGGCCGCGAGGGCCGGAACATCCGGACGTTCGAGTCGGTCACCGGCGTGAACCTGATCATCGACGACACACCGGAAGCGGTGCTGCTGTCGTGTTTCGATCCGGTCCGGCGCGAGGTGGGACGCCTGACGCTGGAGAAGCTCGTGCTCGACGGACGGATCCACCCGCAGCGGATCGAGGAGGTCTACGAGCGCAGCCGCGACCAGGTCGAGCAGCTGTGCGTCCGGGCCGGTGAGGACGCGCTGGTGCAGGTCGGGATCGCCGACATGCACCCCGAACTGATCGCGACGCTCGGCCGCCTGCGGTACCGCACGAGCTACGGGCAGAACGTGCTCAAGCACCTGATCGAGACCGCGCACATCGCCAGCCACATGGCGGCCGAGCTGCGGCTGGACGTGGAGCTGGTGAAGCGCTCGGCGTTCCTGCACGACATCGGGAAGGCGCTCACCCACGAGGTCGAGGGCAGCCACGCGCTGATCGGCGCCGACCTGGCCCGTCGTTACGGCGAGCGGGAGGAGGTCGTGCACGCGATCGAGGCGCACCACGACGAGGTACCCCCGCGGACGCTGGAGGCGGTGCTGACGCAGGCCTCGGACGCGTGCTCGGGCGGGCGTCCGGGGGCGCGGCGCGAGAGCCTAGAGACGTACGTGAAGCGGCTGGAGCGGATCGAGCAGATCGCGAGCGGCATGCCCGGCGTCGAGAAGGTGTTCGCGATGCAGGCCGGGCGCGAAGTGCGGGTGATGGTGGCGCCGGATCAGGTGGACGACCTGGCGGCGCAGGTGCTGGCCCGCGACGTCGCGAAGCAGATCGAGGACGAGCTGACCTACCCCGGCCAGATCCGTATCACGGTCGTCCGCGAATCCCGCGCCACCGGCGTCGCGCGCTAG
- a CDS encoding amino acid ABC transporter permease has protein sequence MTVTVAPKVRKKTDPASAVLFDVPGPRARRRNALIGVIGTAVIVGAIGYVIYRFWETGQFSSQKWEIFAYKQPQITILEGFLNTLKAAGIAAILALALGIGLAAARLSDHAWLRAPAFAFVELFRAVPLLLLMFLFYYGTPALGFRVSPLWAVVLGLTLYNGSVFAELFRAGVASVPRGQSEAAYALGLRKTQVMSSVLVPQAVRAMLPAIISQLVVLLKDTALGFLVTYDELLKQLKQLATAPDFEYPLIPLVLVGGAMYIATCLLLSWFATWLERRLSRAGRTSAPVELEEHVGGAAPI, from the coding sequence ATGACCGTCACCGTCGCACCGAAGGTGCGGAAGAAAACCGACCCCGCGAGCGCCGTGCTGTTCGACGTGCCCGGACCGCGCGCCCGGCGGCGCAACGCGCTGATCGGGGTGATCGGCACGGCCGTCATCGTCGGCGCGATCGGGTACGTGATCTACCGCTTCTGGGAGACCGGTCAGTTCTCCAGCCAGAAGTGGGAGATCTTCGCGTACAAGCAGCCGCAGATCACGATCCTCGAAGGCTTCCTCAACACGCTGAAGGCCGCCGGGATCGCGGCGATACTCGCGCTGGCGCTAGGCATCGGCCTGGCCGCGGCGCGGCTGTCGGACCACGCGTGGCTGCGCGCGCCGGCGTTCGCGTTCGTCGAGCTGTTCCGTGCGGTGCCGCTGCTGCTGCTGATGTTCCTCTTCTACTACGGCACGCCGGCGCTGGGCTTCCGCGTGAGCCCGCTCTGGGCCGTCGTGCTGGGGTTGACGCTCTACAACGGCTCGGTGTTCGCGGAGCTGTTCCGGGCAGGCGTCGCGTCGGTGCCGCGGGGTCAGTCGGAGGCCGCGTACGCGCTCGGCCTGCGCAAGACCCAGGTGATGTCGTCGGTGCTGGTCCCGCAGGCGGTGCGGGCGATGTTGCCGGCGATCATCAGCCAGCTCGTCGTGCTGCTGAAGGACACCGCGCTCGGGTTCCTGGTGACGTACGACGAGTTGCTGAAGCAGCTCAAGCAGCTGGCCACCGCGCCGGACTTCGAATACCCGCTGATCCCGCTCGTGCTCGTGGGCGGGGCGATGTACATCGCCACCTGTCTGCTGCTGTCGTGGTTCGCGACGTGGCTGGAGCGGCGCTTGTCCAGGGCGGGCCGTACGTCGGCGCCGGTGGAGCTGGAGGAACACGTCGGCGGCGCCGCGCCGATCTAG
- a CDS encoding amino acid ABC transporter permease, producing the protein MSDFVPTLTDNWSLFGKAFVNTVLLFVLASLAALVLGTLLGAFRVSPVPALRWFGTGYVTLLRNTPLTLVFFFVAFGFPYLEINFSFTTFAVIALSVYTAAFVCEAVRAGINTVPAGQAEAARAVGLTFIQTLRFVVLPQAFRAVVPPLASILIALLKNTTIAAGFSVPEAGSIRANLSELGYPALAGLIWVVIGFLILVLPLSAAQRNLERRWSVAR; encoded by the coding sequence ATGAGTGACTTCGTCCCCACGCTGACCGACAACTGGAGCCTGTTCGGCAAGGCGTTCGTCAACACGGTTCTGTTGTTCGTCCTGGCCTCGCTGGCCGCGCTGGTCCTCGGCACGCTGCTCGGCGCGTTCCGGGTGTCCCCGGTCCCCGCGCTGCGGTGGTTCGGCACCGGGTACGTGACGTTGCTCCGGAACACGCCACTCACGCTGGTGTTCTTCTTCGTCGCGTTCGGCTTCCCGTACCTGGAGATCAACTTCTCGTTCACGACGTTCGCGGTGATCGCACTGTCGGTCTACACCGCGGCATTCGTCTGCGAGGCGGTGCGGGCGGGGATCAACACGGTTCCGGCCGGTCAGGCCGAGGCCGCTCGCGCGGTGGGCCTGACGTTCATCCAGACGCTGCGGTTCGTCGTGCTCCCCCAGGCGTTCCGCGCGGTCGTCCCGCCGCTGGCGAGCATCCTGATCGCGCTGCTGAAGAACACGACGATCGCGGCCGGGTTCAGCGTCCCCGAGGCGGGCTCGATCCGGGCGAACCTCTCCGAGCTGGGTTATCCGGCGCTGGCCGGGCTGATCTGGGTCGTGATCGGCTTCCTGATCCTGGTGCTGCCGCTCTCGGCGGCTCAGCGCAACCTCGAGCGCCGGTGGAGCGTGGCCCGATGA
- a CDS encoding glutamate ABC transporter substrate-binding protein, producing the protein MKLRKLAVVAIAGALALSACGKEGDSGTDEPTSAVESAVAVSGSKTFDAIKQRGKVIIGVKEDQPNLGYKDPTTNEYSGFDISMAKLIAAKLGYGDDKIEYKAIPSANREQAIVNGDIDYYVGTYSITDKRKTQISFAGPYYVAGQDLLVRKDDTSITGPETLAGKTVCSVTGSTSIQRIKEEYKQAKTVEFEKYSQCVDGLLNKQVDAVTTDDAILKGYAAQQPDKLKVVGKPFSEEKYGVGLNKDDSALRGKINDIIEASAKDGEWKKIYDATLGKSGSDATPPALERY; encoded by the coding sequence ATGAAGCTCCGGAAGCTCGCCGTAGTGGCGATCGCCGGCGCCCTCGCGCTCAGCGCGTGTGGCAAGGAGGGCGATAGCGGCACCGACGAGCCGACCTCGGCGGTCGAGAGCGCCGTCGCAGTCTCCGGCTCGAAGACCTTCGACGCGATCAAGCAGCGCGGCAAGGTGATCATCGGTGTCAAGGAAGACCAGCCGAACCTCGGTTACAAGGACCCCACGACCAACGAGTACTCCGGCTTCGACATCTCGATGGCGAAGCTGATCGCTGCCAAGCTCGGCTACGGCGACGACAAGATCGAGTACAAGGCGATCCCGTCCGCCAACCGCGAGCAGGCGATCGTCAACGGGGACATCGACTACTACGTCGGTACCTACTCGATCACCGACAAGCGCAAGACGCAGATCTCGTTCGCCGGCCCGTACTACGTCGCCGGCCAGGACCTGCTCGTGCGTAAGGACGACACGTCGATCACCGGCCCCGAGACGCTCGCGGGCAAGACGGTCTGCTCGGTCACCGGCTCCACCTCGATCCAGCGGATCAAGGAGGAGTACAAGCAGGCGAAGACCGTCGAGTTCGAGAAGTACTCGCAGTGCGTCGACGGCCTGCTCAACAAGCAGGTCGACGCGGTGACCACCGACGACGCGATCCTCAAGGGCTACGCGGCCCAGCAGCCGGACAAGCTCAAGGTCGTCGGCAAGCCGTTCTCCGAGGAGAAGTACGGCGTCGGCCTGAACAAGGACGACAGCGCGCTGCGCGGCAAGATCAACGACATCATCGAGGCGTCCGCGAAGGACGGCGAGTGGAAGAAGATCTACGACGCCACGCTCGGCAAGTCGGGATCTGACGCCACGCCGCCGGCGCTCGAGCGCTACTGA
- a CDS encoding amino acid ABC transporter ATP-binding protein, with protein MADEPKTETPLVSVQGVNKYFGELHVLRDIDLDIARGEVVVVIGPSGSGKSTLCRAINRLEPIENGEIRIDGVPLPAEGKELARLRADVGMVFQSFNLFAHKTILQNVTLGPTKVRKESADAARKHAMELLERVGIASQADKYPAQLSGGQQQRVAIARALAMRPKVMLFDEPTSALDPEMVNEVLDVMTSLAKDGMTMVVVTHEMGFARRAADRVVFMADGQIVEAAEPDTFFTKPTSDRAKDFLSKILTH; from the coding sequence ATGGCTGACGAGCCGAAGACCGAGACTCCACTGGTCTCCGTGCAGGGCGTGAACAAGTACTTCGGCGAGCTGCACGTGCTGCGCGACATCGACCTCGACATCGCGCGCGGCGAGGTCGTGGTGGTCATCGGCCCCTCCGGATCCGGCAAGTCGACGCTGTGCCGGGCGATCAACCGGCTGGAACCGATCGAGAACGGCGAGATCCGGATCGACGGCGTCCCGCTACCCGCCGAGGGCAAGGAGCTGGCCCGGCTCCGCGCCGACGTCGGCATGGTCTTCCAGTCGTTCAACCTGTTCGCGCACAAGACGATCCTGCAGAACGTCACGCTCGGCCCGACCAAGGTGCGGAAGGAGTCGGCCGACGCCGCCCGGAAGCACGCGATGGAGCTGCTGGAGCGGGTCGGCATCGCCAGTCAGGCCGACAAGTATCCGGCGCAGCTCTCCGGCGGTCAGCAGCAGCGGGTGGCGATCGCCCGCGCGCTGGCGATGCGCCCGAAGGTGATGCTCTTCGACGAGCCCACCAGCGCGCTCGACCCCGAGATGGTCAACGAGGTCCTGGACGTGATGACCTCGCTCGCCAAGGACGGCATGACGATGGTCGTCGTCACCCACGAGATGGGCTTCGCGCGGCGGGCCGCCGACCGGGTCGTCTTCATGGCGGACGGCCAGATCGTCGAGGCGGCCGAGCCGGACACGTTCTTCACCAAACCGACGTCCGACCGGGCCAAGGACTTCCTGTCCAAGATCCTCACCCACTGA